Proteins encoded by one window of Rhodobacteraceae bacterium IMCC1335:
- a CDS encoding monovalent cation/H+ antiporter subunit D family protein (subunit D of antiporter complex involved in resistance to high concentrations of Na+, K+, Li+ and/or alkali; contains an oxidoreductase domain; catalyzes the transfer of electrons from NADH to ubiquinone): METSFAILLSMLLPGAAVLSNMLLRNSPDLRDGLTLGAAIATFMVVLNILANVGNTTTETFTFLTVMPGLELAFNVEPLGLMFALLASGLWIVTHLYGLGYMRGNNEDNHARFFACFSFAIFSVMGIAFAANMFTLFLFYEALTLSTYPLVAHKGNMAAIKGARTYLGILIGTSIGLQLVAIIWTYAVAGTLDFAKGGILQGLIAGPSAAILLALYAFGIGKAALMPFHRWLPAAMVAPTPVSALLHAVAVVKAGVFTMLKVGIYIFGIEFLAESGASTWLMWLAAFSILAASLIAMTKDNLKARLAYSTISQLSYITLGVALANSMGILGGGLHVVMHAMGKITLFMCAGSIYVATHRTEISQMTGLGRRMPITFIAFLIGALSIIGLPPFGGSWSKWLLMVGAVDAEHLFILGVLLVSSLLNVAYLLPLVAKGFFLSNDTDAELAQSAEASPLVWGPPAATAFGCVVLFFYAGHIQDFLMPIVATN; this comes from the coding sequence ATGGAAACATCCTTCGCAATTCTGCTTTCAATGCTGCTGCCCGGCGCGGCTGTTCTGAGCAATATGCTGCTGCGCAACAGCCCCGATCTGCGCGACGGGCTGACATTGGGTGCTGCGATTGCCACTTTCATGGTGGTGCTGAACATTCTGGCCAATGTGGGCAATACAACCACAGAAACCTTTACCTTCCTGACGGTTATGCCGGGTCTGGAATTGGCCTTCAATGTTGAACCCTTGGGCTTGATGTTTGCGCTTTTGGCCTCGGGGCTGTGGATCGTCACGCATCTCTATGGCCTTGGCTATATGCGCGGCAATAATGAAGACAATCATGCAAGATTCTTTGCCTGTTTCTCTTTCGCGATTTTTTCGGTTATGGGCATCGCTTTTGCCGCCAATATGTTTACCCTCTTTCTATTTTATGAGGCGCTGACGCTCTCAACCTACCCGCTGGTGGCGCATAAGGGCAATATGGCTGCGATTAAAGGCGCGCGCACCTATCTGGGTATTTTGATCGGTACGTCCATCGGCTTGCAATTGGTGGCGATCATCTGGACCTATGCGGTTGCAGGCACGCTTGATTTTGCTAAGGGCGGCATTTTGCAAGGGCTGATCGCGGGGCCCAGCGCTGCCATCCTGCTGGCGCTTTACGCCTTTGGCATTGGCAAAGCCGCTCTGATGCCTTTTCACCGCTGGCTGCCCGCGGCGATGGTCGCCCCGACACCGGTGAGCGCTTTGTTGCACGCCGTTGCCGTTGTGAAAGCCGGCGTCTTTACCATGCTGAAAGTTGGGATCTATATTTTTGGCATCGAGTTTCTGGCCGAAAGCGGCGCCTCAACCTGGTTGATGTGGCTCGCGGCCTTCTCGATCCTGGCCGCCTCTTTGATTGCCATGACCAAGGATAATTTAAAGGCGCGGCTCGCGTACTCCACGATCAGCCAATTGTCTTACATCACGCTGGGCGTGGCGTTGGCCAATTCCATGGGGATATTGGGCGGCGGGCTGCATGTGGTCATGCATGCGATGGGTAAAATCACCTTATTCATGTGCGCTGGCTCGATCTATGTTGCCACCCACCGCACTGAAATCAGCCAGATGACCGGTTTGGGGCGGCGTATGCCAATCACATTTATCGCCTTTTTGATCGGCGCTTTATCGATCATTGGTTTGCCACCTTTTGGCGGCTCTTGGAGCAAATGGCTGCTGATGGTGGGTGCGGTGGATGCCGAACATCTGTTTATACTGGGCGTTTTGCTGGTGAGCTCGCTGTTGAACGTGGCGTATTTGCTGCCGCTGGTGGCAAAGGGGTTTTTCTTGAGCAATGATACAGATGCCGAACTGGCACAATCTGCAGAGGCCTCGCCGCTGGTCTGGGGGCCGCCAGCCGCAACCGCCTTTGGCTGCGTGGTGCTGTTTTTCTATGCCGGGCATATTCAAGATTTTCTAATGCCGATCGTGGCCACAAATTAA
- a CDS encoding monovalent cation/H+ antiporter subunit D family protein: protein MASETVHHTAMTLSEHLPILEILVPFVAAPLIVFIGRRDLAWPIAFIASAASFVIAGMLLSQVIDGSVISYQLGGWAPPLGIEYRVDTANAFVLLLVSGISTLVLPYAKSSVARELPESAQTLFYALFLLCFTGLLGVTITGDAFNVFVFLEISSLSTYVLIAQGAHRDKRALTASYNYLIMGTIGATFFVIGVGFLYMATGTLNMADLADRIENQYDSRTVRAAFAFIMVGMGLKVAIFPLHLWLPNAYTYAPSAITSFLAATATKVAIYVMLRFLFSVFQPGFLAEVPTLDLILYPFAILAMFAASYTAILQRDLKRMLAYSSIGQVGYMLLGIALLSESGLMATMIHLFNHGITKAALFMGVGVYVLNGGGSFYHNLRGRGKTMPWTSAAMVVAGLSLIGVPGTAGFLSKWLLVEATLEQGLWPIALLIVASSLLAVIYVWKLIETLYLAQPAEGLQDQNVPLMMMIPLWVMALACIYFGFDTDITLSAARSAAEGLLAGSAGMR, encoded by the coding sequence ATGGCAAGTGAAACCGTTCATCATACCGCGATGACGCTCAGCGAGCATTTGCCAATCCTAGAAATTCTGGTGCCCTTCGTCGCGGCGCCGCTGATTGTGTTCATCGGCCGCCGCGACCTGGCGTGGCCGATCGCCTTTATTGCCAGCGCCGCCTCCTTTGTGATCGCGGGAATGCTGTTAAGCCAAGTGATTGACGGCTCTGTTATTTCTTATCAACTGGGTGGCTGGGCGCCGCCTTTGGGCATCGAATACCGCGTCGACACAGCCAATGCATTCGTGCTGCTGCTGGTCTCAGGGATCAGCACCTTGGTGTTGCCCTACGCCAAATCCAGCGTGGCGCGGGAATTGCCCGAAAGCGCGCAGACGCTGTTTTACGCGCTGTTTTTGCTTTGCTTCACGGGGCTTCTGGGCGTTACGATTACGGGCGATGCCTTCAATGTGTTCGTGTTTTTGGAAATCTCGTCGCTCTCTACCTATGTGCTGATCGCGCAGGGTGCGCATCGTGATAAGCGGGCCCTGACGGCCTCGTATAATTATCTGATCATGGGCACGATCGGCGCCACATTCTTTGTGATTGGCGTTGGCTTTCTTTATATGGCCACCGGCACGCTGAATATGGCCGATCTCGCGGATCGCATCGAAAACCAATATGATAGCCGCACCGTGCGCGCCGCCTTTGCCTTCATCATGGTGGGCATGGGGTTAAAAGTGGCAATTTTCCCGCTGCATTTATGGCTGCCCAATGCCTATACATACGCCCCGTCTGCAATCACCAGCTTTCTCGCCGCGACGGCCACAAAAGTGGCTATCTATGTGATGCTACGATTCCTGTTCAGCGTTTTCCAGCCAGGGTTTCTGGCCGAAGTGCCAACGCTTGATCTTATTCTTTACCCTTTTGCGATTTTGGCGATGTTCGCTGCGTCTTACACGGCGATTTTGCAGCGTGATCTCAAGCGCATGCTGGCCTATTCCAGCATCGGGCAAGTGGGATATATGCTTTTGGGCATCGCGCTGCTGTCAGAAAGCGGGTTGATGGCAACGATGATCCATCTGTTCAACCACGGCATCACAAAAGCCGCGCTGTTCATGGGGGTGGGCGTCTATGTGCTGAATGGCGGCGGGTCGTTTTACCATAACTTACGCGGACGCGGAAAAACCATGCCTTGGACCAGCGCCGCGATGGTGGTGGCTGGGCTCTCTTTGATCGGCGTTCCAGGCACGGCCGGTTTTCTGAGCAAATGGCTTTTGGTTGAAGCCACATTGGAGCAAGGCCTCTGGCCAATCGCTTTGTTGATCGTCGCCTCGTCTTTGCTGGCTGTGATCTATGTGTGGAAATTGATCGAAACGCTGTATTTGGCGCAACCTGCCGAGGGCCTGCAAGATCAAAACGTGCCCTTAATGATGATGATCCCACTTTGGGTTATGGCGTTAGCCTGCATCTATTTTGGCTTTGACACCGACATCACGCTCAGTGCAGCGCGCAGCGCAGCGGAAGGTCTTTTGGCCGGATCCGCAGGGATGCGCTAG
- a CDS encoding Na+/H+ antiporter subunit C, giving the protein MDTPMLEFVIGHANYWLFILLMMTGLYIVIAKGNLVKKIVGLNIFQTSVFMLYISMGKIAGGTAPIFPLDLKVDPDTLYSNPLPHVLILTAIVVGVATTSLGLALIIRIREEYHNIEEAQIAEAEEALFQSEIKASDTAMKEAV; this is encoded by the coding sequence ATGGATACGCCAATGCTTGAATTTGTGATAGGGCACGCCAATTACTGGTTGTTTATTCTGCTGATGATGACTGGCCTTTACATCGTGATTGCCAAAGGCAATCTGGTAAAGAAAATTGTTGGTCTGAATATCTTTCAAACCTCTGTTTTCATGCTCTATATTTCAATGGGAAAAATCGCCGGAGGCACCGCGCCGATCTTTCCTTTAGATTTGAAAGTTGATCCAGATACGCTTTATTCAAACCCGCTTCCGCATGTGCTGATCCTCACAGCGATTGTGGTGGGCGTTGCCACAACATCTTTGGGCTTGGCGTTGATTATCCGTATCCGCGAAGAATACCACAATATTGAAGAAGCGCAGATTGCTGAGGCCGAAGAGGCCTTGTTTCAATCTGAAATCAAAGCCTCGGATACTGCAATGAAAGAGGCCGTGTGA
- a CDS encoding Na(+)/H(+) antiporter subunit B, whose protein sequence is MMRHHLILRVITKLLVGTIFLFALYVQFHGDYSPGGGFQAGVIMAVGFIIYGLVFSLKKAKQVFPPWLVHKLLAFGVLLYAGTGIYSLFMGYAYLDYAAIDPQHPSHGQHLGILIVEAGVGITVTGVMVAIYYAFAARAPILSDEDW, encoded by the coding sequence CTGATGCGTCACCATCTTATCCTGCGGGTGATCACCAAGCTTCTGGTAGGCACGATTTTCCTCTTCGCTTTATACGTTCAGTTCCACGGTGATTATTCGCCCGGCGGTGGCTTCCAAGCCGGCGTGATTATGGCTGTTGGGTTTATCATCTACGGATTGGTGTTCAGCTTAAAAAAGGCCAAGCAAGTGTTTCCACCTTGGTTGGTGCATAAATTGCTGGCCTTTGGCGTGTTGCTCTATGCAGGCACGGGGATTTACAGCTTGTTCATGGGCTATGCCTATTTGGATTATGCCGCGATTGACCCCCAACATCCCTCACATGGGCAACATTTGGGAATTTTGATCGTCGAGGCTGGCGTTGGCATTACGGTGACCGGGGTCATGGTGGCGATCTATTACGCTTTCGCGGCCCGCGCGCCGATTTTAAGCGATGAGGATTGGTAG
- a CDS encoding DUF4040 domain-containing protein, with protein MESFINIALFSMLVITALAVVRTHSLFAIVALSGVFSLLSALLFITLDAVDVAFTEAAVGAGISTVLMLSTLALTSRAEKVSHKSNLIPLLAVIATGAALVYGTLDMPSFGAPDAPVHTHLGPAYLHDIPHDIHVPNAVTAILASYRGYDTLGETAVVFAAGIGVLMLISGLRRRRRPEDQDDDAHKGVS; from the coding sequence ATAGAAAGCTTCATTAATATAGCCTTGTTCAGCATGTTGGTGATCACTGCTTTGGCAGTGGTGCGCACGCATTCTTTGTTTGCTATCGTGGCGCTATCGGGGGTGTTTAGCCTGCTTTCTGCCTTGCTTTTTATCACACTCGATGCCGTTGATGTGGCCTTTACCGAGGCGGCTGTGGGCGCCGGAATTTCAACCGTATTGATGCTTAGCACATTGGCGCTGACATCGCGCGCTGAGAAAGTCAGCCATAAATCAAACCTTATTCCCTTACTTGCGGTGATTGCCACCGGCGCTGCATTGGTTTACGGCACGCTCGACATGCCGAGCTTTGGCGCGCCTGACGCGCCCGTTCATACGCATCTTGGCCCAGCGTATTTGCATGATATTCCGCATGATATCCACGTGCCAAACGCAGTGACCGCAATTTTGGCCAGCTATCGCGGTTATGATACGCTGGGGGAAACCGCCGTGGTATTCGCCGCTGGGATTGGTGTGTTGATGCTGATCAGCGGATTGCGCCGCCGGCGGCGCCCCGAAGATCAAGACGATGATGCGCACAAGGGGGTCAGCTGA
- a CDS encoding sodium:proton antiporter — MTLPALVIDILSWAMIVAGSFFVIIGAVGILRFPDFWSRLHAASVTESAGMILLLIGMALQTGWTLIAFKLGVIGIFMLITGPTSTHAVANAALVSGLRPPKLPQTTPQKVAAKAADKNQIGDA; from the coding sequence ATGACCTTGCCCGCGCTTGTCATCGATATCCTAAGCTGGGCAATGATCGTTGCCGGATCTTTTTTTGTGATTATCGGCGCCGTTGGTATTTTGCGCTTTCCCGATTTCTGGTCACGCTTGCATGCCGCCTCGGTGACAGAATCGGCGGGTATGATTTTGCTGCTGATCGGGATGGCGCTGCAAACGGGCTGGACATTGATCGCCTTTAAACTTGGCGTGATCGGTATTTTCATGTTGATCACCGGCCCAACCTCAACCCATGCCGTGGCCAATGCGGCGCTGGTATCTGGGCTTCGGCCTCCTAAATTGCCCCAAACCACGCCGCAAAAGGTTGCCGCAAAAGCGGCTGATAAAAATCAAATAGGTGACGCATAG
- a CDS encoding pH regulation protein F, protein MLLVLIRLIKGPTLYDRVLAGNAFGTHTVLLIGVVGFLTGRPDFLDIALLYALINFVGTIAILKFFRYRAIGDALWTPKQEEPKE, encoded by the coding sequence ATGCTACTGGTGCTGATCCGTTTGATCAAAGGCCCCACGCTCTATGATCGCGTGTTGGCCGGAAACGCTTTTGGAACGCATACCGTGCTGCTGATAGGCGTGGTTGGGTTTTTAACTGGGCGCCCGGATTTTCTGGATATCGCGCTGCTCTATGCGCTGATCAATTTTGTTGGCACGATCGCAATTTTGAAGTTTTTCAGATATCGGGCGATCGGCGACGCATTGTGGACGCCCAAGCAAGAGGAGCCAAAAGAATGA
- a CDS encoding MarR family transcriptional regulator: MSDAQNPLAILFFSELLTVEQLLRNQLARALPKGMELSHFSVLNQLAHIANERTPAQLAKSFHVTRGAMTNTLSKLEMAGYVHIRPDWDDARRKLVALSPAGSQARDAALSALTPMIQEVVEQMGEDKTRLLLPVLRDLRLRLGAGTEPKKTPNA; encoded by the coding sequence ATGAGTGATGCTCAAAACCCGCTTGCCATTTTGTTTTTCAGCGAATTGCTGACCGTTGAACAATTGCTGCGCAATCAACTGGCCCGCGCCCTGCCCAAAGGGATGGAATTATCTCATTTCTCAGTGCTCAACCAATTGGCGCATATCGCCAATGAACGCACACCGGCGCAATTGGCCAAAAGCTTTCACGTCACGCGCGGCGCAATGACCAACACGCTCAGCAAGCTTGAGATGGCTGGCTATGTTCATATCCGCCCAGATTGGGATGATGCGCGCCGCAAATTGGTTGCGCTCAGCCCTGCCGGCTCGCAGGCAAGAGATGCCGCACTCAGCGCGCTCACCCCAATGATACAAGAGGTTGTAGAACAAATGGGGGAAGATAAAACCCGCCTCTTACTGCCGGTTTTGCGAGATCTACGCCTGCGGCTTGGAGCCGGAACCGAGCCCAAAAAAACACCTAATGCATAA
- a CDS encoding carbon-nitrogen hydrolase family protein produces MKLALVQICSGDNPAKNLEKTCAFIREAARAGAELIVTPEVTNCVSQSRDHQRQVLQTEAQDLTLAQLRKLAEQERIWLLIGSLALKNSGPDDRFSNRSFLIDPQGQIQARYDKIHMFDVTLSGSESYKESDGYKPGDRAVLSQTPFGTLGMTICYDLRFSQLYRDLAQKGAQLISVPAAFSCTTGPAHWEILLRARAIETGCFLLAAAQSGTHATSKGAARRTYGHSMVISPWGEVLLNLKSALGFGLVELNLEDVDTARNRVPSLRADTPYAGPLHE; encoded by the coding sequence ATGAAACTGGCGCTTGTTCAAATCTGCAGCGGGGATAACCCAGCAAAAAACCTAGAAAAAACATGTGCTTTCATTCGCGAGGCAGCGCGGGCCGGGGCCGAGCTGATCGTAACCCCCGAAGTGACCAATTGCGTGTCTCAAAGCCGCGATCACCAACGTCAAGTTTTACAAACTGAGGCTCAAGATCTTACCTTGGCGCAGCTGCGCAAGCTGGCAGAACAGGAACGTATCTGGCTGCTGATTGGCTCTTTAGCGTTGAAAAATTCCGGGCCGGATGATCGGTTTTCCAACCGGTCTTTTCTGATTGATCCGCAGGGTCAGATTCAGGCCCGCTATGATAAAATTCATATGTTTGATGTCACCTTATCCGGCAGCGAATCATATAAGGAATCCGATGGCTACAAACCGGGCGATCGTGCGGTCTTAAGCCAAACGCCTTTTGGCACCTTGGGTATGACCATTTGCTATGATCTGCGCTTCTCTCAGCTTTACCGCGATTTGGCCCAGAAGGGGGCGCAGCTGATCAGCGTGCCGGCGGCGTTTTCCTGCACCACCGGCCCCGCGCATTGGGAAATATTACTGCGCGCGCGGGCGATCGAAACCGGCTGCTTTCTCTTAGCGGCCGCGCAATCCGGCACGCATGCAACAAGCAAAGGGGCAGCGCGCCGCACATATGGACATTCTATGGTCATTTCCCCGTGGGGGGAGGTTTTGCTGAATTTAAAATCCGCCCTCGGATTTGGCCTTGTTGAACTCAACCTCGAAGACGTTGACACAGCCCGCAACCGTGTGCCATCGCTACGGGCAGATACCCCATACGCCGGACCTTTGCATGAGTGA
- the grxC gene encoding glutaredoxin 3, translating into MQTIEIYTTPFCGYCLAAKRLLKQKKAPFHEIDLSKNPDRRKEMQKRAEGGRTVPQIFIGELHIGGCAELYQLEQAKKLDALLNAA; encoded by the coding sequence ATGCAAACTATCGAAATTTATACCACGCCATTTTGTGGCTATTGCTTGGCCGCCAAACGCCTTTTAAAACAAAAAAAGGCGCCGTTTCACGAAATCGACCTGAGCAAAAACCCTGATCGGCGAAAAGAAATGCAAAAACGCGCCGAAGGGGGCCGCACGGTGCCTCAGATTTTTATCGGCGAACTGCATATTGGCGGCTGCGCCGAGCTTTACCAGCTTGAACAGGCCAAAAAACTGGACGCCCTGCTTAACGCGGCATGA
- a CDS encoding ComF family protein translates to MKPTLFETMLRSLYPPCCLLCAAPVDRDFGLCPPCWRDMPFISGPACMFCGLPITADKLEGPTPCDSCFRAPPAWEAGRAALLYQRSAKGFILAMKHGDRTDCFKPAASWLFAACQDLLTPDTIVTAVPLHWRRYLNRKYNQAAFLGQHVARLANISYEPFLLKRRRATAPLDTASSAERHARMQNTISLNPARAKALYNKPVLIIDDVMTSGATLTAAAQACRAGQPQKISVATLARTPKNDY, encoded by the coding sequence ATGAAACCAACGCTTTTTGAAACCATGTTACGCAGTCTTTATCCGCCCTGCTGCTTGCTTTGCGCAGCGCCCGTGGATCGCGATTTTGGATTATGCCCACCCTGTTGGCGCGATATGCCCTTTATCAGCGGACCCGCCTGCATGTTTTGTGGATTGCCCATAACCGCAGATAAGCTTGAGGGGCCCACCCCCTGCGATTCTTGCTTTCGCGCCCCGCCAGCTTGGGAAGCCGGACGTGCGGCGCTGCTCTATCAACGCAGCGCAAAGGGGTTCATCCTTGCGATGAAGCATGGCGATCGGACCGATTGCTTCAAACCCGCCGCGTCTTGGCTTTTTGCGGCCTGCCAAGATCTTTTGACCCCCGATACGATCGTCACAGCTGTGCCTTTGCATTGGCGGCGCTATCTAAACAGAAAATACAATCAGGCGGCTTTCTTGGGCCAGCATGTGGCGCGACTGGCCAATATTTCATATGAGCCGTTTTTGTTAAAGCGCCGCCGCGCAACAGCCCCGTTGGACACCGCCTCAAGTGCAGAACGCCACGCGCGGATGCAAAACACCATTTCATTGAACCCGGCTCGGGCGAAGGCACTTTATAACAAACCGGTTTTGATCATTGATGACGTGATGACATCAGGGGCCACGTTAACCGCCGCGGCGCAGGCTTGCCGCGCCGGCCAACCTCAAAAAATTAGCGTAGCGACACTGGCGCGCACGCCCAAAAACGATTACTAG
- a CDS encoding SAM-dependent methyltransferase has translation MSVPAPLIDRSALLRQRARRQRSRPDFLQVAALEDLQDRLLMVTKAFTDMVIITADPEIWAAAYPQARVISDDDVLELAPDSCDLIVHALALHWANDPLGQLIQCRRALRGDGLLLAALLGGRSLFQLRSALAEAEIAVMGGVSPRVLPMAEIRELGSLLQRAGLALPVADSFEITAQYKDLRHIMHDLRAMGESNAQQARLKKFTPRRLFETAQDIYAEHFAQPDGLLPVLFEMIWLTGWAPDASQQQPLRPGSAQTRLSDALQVPERPLQD, from the coding sequence ATGAGCGTACCCGCCCCTTTGATTGATCGATCTGCGCTTTTGCGCCAGCGCGCTAGACGGCAGCGCAGCCGCCCTGATTTTTTGCAGGTTGCAGCTCTTGAAGATCTGCAAGATCGCCTGCTAATGGTTACAAAAGCCTTTACGGATATGGTGATTATTACCGCAGATCCTGAAATATGGGCAGCGGCTTACCCGCAAGCACGGGTGATTTCAGATGACGATGTTTTGGAGCTTGCGCCAGATAGCTGTGATTTGATCGTGCATGCATTGGCCCTGCATTGGGCGAATGATCCGTTGGGGCAATTGATCCAATGCCGCCGCGCTTTGCGCGGTGATGGGCTGCTCTTGGCGGCCTTATTGGGCGGGCGCAGTTTGTTTCAGTTGCGCAGCGCTTTGGCCGAGGCAGAAATTGCCGTGATGGGCGGGGTGTCTCCGCGCGTTTTGCCAATGGCCGAAATTCGTGAATTGGGAAGCTTGCTGCAGCGTGCGGGTTTGGCGCTGCCCGTGGCGGACAGCTTTGAAATCACCGCCCAATATAAAGATTTGCGGCATATCATGCACGATCTGCGGGCCATGGGTGAAAGCAACGCGCAACAGGCCCGTTTGAAAAAATTTACTCCACGCAGGCTTTTTGAAACCGCGCAAGATATCTATGCTGAGCATTTTGCGCAACCTGACGGTCTTCTACCGGTGCTTTTTGAAATGATTTGGTTAACCGGCTGGGCACCAGATGCATCGCAGCAACAGCCCTTGCGCCCCGGATCGGCGCAAACGCGGCTGTCCGATGCGCTGCAGGTGCCCGAAAGGCCGCTGCAAGATTGA
- a CDS encoding ferrochelatase: MFDATVPAACPVHAAPDHPKVPQQKVGILLANLGTPDNYDYWSMRRYLGEFLSDRRVIDYSPWLWQPLLQLVILTSRPFRSGAAYKSIWNEADDESPLMTITRNQTDKIKTELHKRYGESVMVDFCMRYGNPSTQSKVREMTAAGCSKILFFPLYPHYAGATSATANDQFFRALMLEKWQPSARTVAPYFDHPEYIDALAKSVERAYAAAEKRPDVLVCSYHGVPRRYLLEGDPYHCQCQKTTRLLKERLGWQDTEIRTTFQSKFGPEEWLKPYTVEEVARLAEEEGKKNIAVIAPAFSADCIETLEEINEEIKESFEEAGGEDFLYIPCLNDDPEHVSALCTVIDENLHGWAG; the protein is encoded by the coding sequence ATGTTTGACGCCACGGTTCCAGCCGCCTGCCCTGTGCATGCCGCGCCAGATCACCCGAAAGTACCACAGCAAAAAGTGGGCATTTTATTGGCCAATTTGGGCACCCCGGATAATTATGATTACTGGTCCATGCGCCGCTATCTGGGCGAGTTTCTATCGGACCGGCGGGTGATCGATTATTCGCCCTGGCTGTGGCAGCCGCTGTTGCAATTGGTCATTCTAACCTCGCGCCCATTTCGTTCTGGCGCGGCTTACAAGTCGATTTGGAATGAGGCCGATGATGAAAGCCCGCTGATGACAATCACTCGAAATCAAACCGATAAAATCAAAACCGAGCTGCATAAACGCTACGGCGAGTCGGTGATGGTTGATTTCTGCATGCGCTATGGCAACCCCTCCACCCAATCAAAAGTGCGCGAAATGACGGCAGCAGGCTGCAGCAAAATCCTGTTTTTCCCGCTCTACCCGCATTACGCGGGGGCCACCTCTGCGACCGCGAATGATCAGTTTTTTCGCGCTTTGATGCTAGAGAAATGGCAGCCATCGGCGCGCACAGTGGCGCCATATTTTGATCATCCAGAATATATTGACGCGCTGGCAAAATCGGTTGAGCGGGCCTATGCGGCGGCGGAAAAAAGGCCTGATGTTCTGGTGTGCTCTTATCATGGCGTGCCGCGGCGGTATTTGCTCGAGGGCGATCCTTATCATTGCCAATGTCAAAAAACCACGCGCCTTCTTAAAGAGCGTTTAGGTTGGCAAGATACGGAAATAAGAACAACCTTCCAGTCAAAATTTGGCCCCGAAGAATGGCTAAAGCCTTACACTGTGGAAGAGGTGGCCCGGCTTGCCGAGGAAGAGGGTAAAAAGAATATCGCGGTGATCGCACCCGCGTTTTCTGCCGATTGCATCGAAACCCTCGAAGAGATCAATGAAGAAATTAAAGAAAGCTTTGAAGAAGCGGGCGGCGAAGATTTTCTTTATATTCCTTGCCTCAATGATGACCCCGAGCATGTAAGCGCGTTATGCACGGTGATTGACGAAAACCTCCATGGTTGGGCGGGATAA
- a CDS encoding zinc-binding dehydrogenase has translation MQHIVLSQRPEGPASENHFRLETKPMPVPAQDDVLVELAYLSVDPYMRGRMDDVRSYAKPVALGSTMEGGAVGRVIASRSAAFETGDYVMGPFGWASHGCCPAPHLRKLDKKIAPISTALGVLGMPGFTGWYGFEKLGRPRRGETLVVAAATGPVGSMVGQLAKAAGLRAIGIAGGAKKCALAIEHFGFEQCVDHTAFATSKDLRAALKSACPDGVDIYFENVAGKVLEAVMPLMNTGGRIPICGLISWYDEGALGGHAAGGAQDNLPKLWRSILVKRLSINGFIISDHWALFDAFLADIAPRVAAGEIRFYEDITEGLENAPKALTSLLKGQNFGKQLVKL, from the coding sequence ATGCAGCATATTGTTCTATCCCAACGCCCCGAAGGCCCCGCCAGTGAAAACCACTTTCGACTTGAAACCAAACCCATGCCCGTACCAGCGCAAGACGACGTTCTGGTTGAGCTTGCCTATCTGTCGGTTGATCCCTACATGCGCGGGCGCATGGATGATGTAAGATCCTATGCAAAGCCCGTAGCCTTGGGCAGCACGATGGAGGGCGGCGCGGTTGGACGGGTTATCGCGTCGCGCAGCGCCGCTTTTGAAACCGGAGATTACGTGATGGGCCCCTTTGGATGGGCCAGCCATGGCTGTTGTCCGGCGCCCCATTTGCGCAAGCTGGATAAAAAAATAGCGCCGATCAGCACGGCATTAGGGGTTCTGGGAATGCCGGGATTTACCGGCTGGTACGGCTTTGAAAAACTGGGCCGCCCCAGACGCGGGGAAACGCTCGTGGTGGCCGCGGCCACTGGCCCGGTTGGATCTATGGTAGGGCAATTGGCAAAAGCCGCAGGCCTGCGCGCCATTGGGATCGCCGGAGGGGCAAAAAAATGCGCCTTGGCCATTGAACATTTCGGGTTCGAGCAATGCGTGGACCATACCGCCTTTGCAACCTCAAAAGATCTGCGCGCAGCGCTGAAAAGTGCCTGCCCCGACGGGGTAGATATTTATTTTGAAAATGTGGCTGGCAAAGTTCTAGAGGCCGTTATGCCTCTGATGAATACCGGAGGACGCATTCCGATCTGTGGCCTGATAAGTTGGTATGATGAGGGGGCTTTAGGGGGGCATGCGGCCGGTGGCGCTCAGGATAACCTGCCCAAGCTTTGGCGCAGCATTCTGGTCAAACGGCTTTCAATCAACGGCTTTATAATCTCAGATCACTGGGCGCTATTTGATGCATTTCTGGCGGATATTGCGCCGCGGGTGGCGGCGGGAGAGATCCGGTTCTACGAAGATATCACAGAAGGGCTTGAAAACGCCCCCAAAGCTTTGACCAGCCTGTTAAAGGGGCAGAATTTCGGAAAGCAGCTGGTCAAGCTTTAG